The genomic segment GCATGGTCGCCGACGCCGAGGCCGCGTTCGCCTCGGCCACCGACGCCCCGGACGGCACCGTGCTGGTCGCGGGCACCGGCTCGATCGCGGCCCGCATCCGCAAGCGGCGCCTGGTCTCCACCGCGGGCGGGTACGGCTGGCTGCTCGGCGACGAGGGTTCGGCGTTCTGGATCGGCCGCGAAGCCGTGCGGTCCACACTGGCCGCACTCGCCACAGGCGGTCCGTTCGAAGGGCTGCCCGCCGCGGTGCTCCGCGAAGCACTGCACATGTCCGATTTGGACGCCTTGCGCGCGCAGACCGAAACCGACCGGTTGCTCACCTCGCGCCGGTTGATCACCACGTGCAACTTCGAATCGCCGATCCGGCTCGCCCGGTTCGCCCCGCTGGTCAGCGCGAGCGCCGCCGAAGGTGACGCCACAGCCCGGGAAATCACCGACCGCGCGGCGGAGTTGCTGGTGGCCAACGCACTCGCGGCCCGAGAAGACGGCGAGGACACCCCGGTGGTCATCGTCGGCAGCGTGCTCGTCGGGGACAGCCCGGTCGGCGCGCGGGTAAGGGAAACGCTGAGTGCCCTCGACATCCGTTCCGCCACCGATGGCGTACTCGGTGCCGCCTGGCTGGCGGCAGTGGACGCCTTCGGTGAGAACGCTCCGCGACCGGTGCTGGAAATCCGGTAGCGCACGTCGACTACGCACGTGGTTTACGAGTACGGTGGACGACGGCCCCCGGACCCTCCCCCCTCGCCGGGGGCCGTCTACTTCTCTTCGGGCAGCCACGGGTGCCGCAGGCCGGGGTGTTCGGCGGGCAGCGCCCGGTGGAGCACCCAGCCGCTGACCGCGAGGGTGAGCGCCACCAGCGGCCAGGAGAGGACCGTCCTGGCGATGCCGAGCGCGACCACCTGACCGCTCCACCACAGCGAGCCGTACACGAGCACGCGCAGGGTGTACTGGCCGAACACCCACACCCAGCTCGCCCGCGAGTACGCGCGCAGCAGTTCGGGATCGCGGCGCCAGCGGGTCTTCTGCCCGAGCGCGAAGCCGACCACCACGCCCAGCAGCGGCCACCGCACCACGATGCTCGCCGCCCACAGCAGCGCACTGGCCACATTGGACAGCAGCTGGATCAGGAAGAAGTCCTCCGCGCGCCCGGTGTGCAGCGCGATCAGCGCCGCCGCGATCACCGCGGCCAGGCTGACCACCACCGCGCGCGCCTTGTCCCCGGTCACCAGCCGGAAGACGCCGAGCAGCACGGCGACCCCGATCGCCACGCCGGCCCCCCAGGCGATCGAGGAATCCGCGGCCAGCCAGCCGACCACGAAGGC from the Amycolatopsis magusensis genome contains:
- a CDS encoding N-acetylglucosamine kinase — protein: MSDPSRPCVVGVDAGGTSTRALAVDAEGIVLGSGRAGGANPNAHPPAQAAANIAAAIGDALRDADPAAVRACVVGMAGVSKLTDPAMAKVFDEAWAGLGLGTAVRMVADAEAAFASATDAPDGTVLVAGTGSIAARIRKRRLVSTAGGYGWLLGDEGSAFWIGREAVRSTLAALATGGPFEGLPAAVLREALHMSDLDALRAQTETDRLLTSRRLITTCNFESPIRLARFAPLVSASAAEGDATAREITDRAAELLVANALAAREDGEDTPVVIVGSVLVGDSPVGARVRETLSALDIRSATDGVLGAAWLAAVDAFGENAPRPVLEIR
- a CDS encoding DUF3159 domain-containing protein; the encoded protein is MTEPRESLAELLGGRKGALDASVPPAAFVVGWLAADSSIAWGAGVAIGVAVLLGVFRLVTGDKARAVVVSLAAVIAAALIALHTGRAEDFFLIQLLSNVASALLWAASIVVRWPLLGVVVGFALGQKTRWRRDPELLRAYSRASWVWVFGQYTLRVLVYGSLWWSGQVVALGIARTVLSWPLVALTLAVSGWVLHRALPAEHPGLRHPWLPEEK